From Lolium perenne isolate Kyuss_39 chromosome 5, Kyuss_2.0, whole genome shotgun sequence, a single genomic window includes:
- the LOC127299684 gene encoding tRNA nucleotidyltransferase cca2, with translation MSIRLLLPPRASLLLLSPLRRRRTPTPPLFRATSTAVPPRTSSFFGLPNRAFTGVSAMAAGAQQRAVEVRESVELTEKEAKIFGRLLDVVRHFSLGTQVRVAGGWVRDKLLGKDSTDIDIALDNMTGQNFCERVNEYSEFLGEEQKGIGVIQCNPDQSKHLETATMLIDDIWIDFVNLRSEKYAENSRIPTVEIGTAKEDAFRRDLTINSLFYNINTKSVEDLTERGLEDLKKGLIATPLPAKSTFLDDPLRVLRAIRFAARFSFTLTEDLKEAASDENVKSELGSKISRERIGHEVDLMMSDKHPVDAMCYIRDLGLFYVVFAFPEKLDPPVLDTHDWLCVSYIEAAWNLAHSIGSSVFSGGSDPKSQDDQKRLCLYSALFIPVRNMVYMDKKKKKVPAVSYIIRDSLKLKASDADTIVNIHVASEKFAELVLLESNENLETVKEKLDDEYLEIPTDSVKRVLAGLILREIKGFWRVALFISALINPEVGNASGSLSKQGELNQRKEKYLSVERSITDLDLDGVWNLKPLLDGKAIMGVLEVKSGGPLIGKWQQRLVKWQLAHPKGTMEECKEWMKQSQQQSKRQKVECSS, from the exons ATGTCAATTCGGCTCCTCCTCCCACCTCGCGCCAGCCTCCTCCTCCTTTcccctctccgccgccgccggacgCCGACGCCTCCGCTCTTTCGGGCCACTTCCACCGCGGTCCCACCTAGAACCAGCAGTTTCTTCGGCCTCCCCAACCGCGCCTTCACCGGCGTCTCGGCCATGGCGGCGGGGGCGCAGCAACGGGCCGTGGAGGTTAGGGAGAGCGTGGAGCTGACGGAGAAGGAGGCGAAGATCTTCGGGCGTCTGCTCGACGTCGTCCGCCACTTCAGCCTCGGCACCCAGGTCCGCGTCGCCGGGGGATGGGTCAGGGACAAG CTATTGGGGAAAGACTCTACTGACATTGACATCGCACTTGATAATATGACGGGCCAAAATTTCTGTGAGAGAGTAAACGAGTACTCAGAGTTCTTAGGTGAAGAGCAGAAAGGAATTGGTGTTATCCAGTG CAACCCTGATCAATCCAAGCACTTGGAAACTGCAACAATGCTTATAGATGACATCTGGATTGATTTTGTAAATTTGAGGTCTGAAAAGTACGCTGAAAACAGTCGTATTCCTACTGTG GAAATTGGTACAGCCAAAGAAGATGCATTCCGCAGGGACCTAACAATCAATAG CTTATTCTATAACATCAACACTAAATCGGTGGAAGATTTAACTGAAAGAG GTCTTGAAGATCTGAAAAAGGGCCTCATTGCTACTCCCTTACCTGCCAAATCAACTTTTCTGGATGACCCCCTCAGGGTCCTTCGCGCAATCCGGTTTG CCGCTAGATTCAGCTTTACATTAACTGAAGATTTGAAAGAAGCTGCTTCTGATGAAAATGTGAAGTCTGAACTTGGTAGCAAGATCAGCAGAGAACGTATTGGTCATGAG GTAGATCTCATGATGTCAGACAAACACCCTGTCGATGCAATGTGTTATATCCGTGATTTgggattattttatgttgtgtTTGCTTTTCCTGAGAAACTTGACCCTCCAGTTCTTGACACACATGATTG GCTTTGTGTTTCATATATCGAAGCAGCGTGGAATCTTGCACATTCTATTGGCAGTTCTGTGTTCAGTGGTGGTTCCGATCCCAAGTCGCAG GATGACCAGAAAAGGCTTTGCTTGTATAGTGCACTGTTTATTCCAGTCCGAAATATGGTCTACATGGACAAAAAAAAGAAGAAG GTTCCCGCTGTTAGCTATATTATTCGGGACTCTCTAAAGCTCAAAGCTAGTGATGCTGACACG ATCGTGAATATACATGTTGCAAGTGAAAAGTTTGCCGAATTAGTTCTTCTCGAGTCAAATGAAAATCTGGAAACTGTCAAAGAGAAGCTGGATGATGAATATCTCGAGATACCAACAGACTCAGTAAAACGTGTTTTGGCAG GACTTATACTTCGTGAAATAAAAGGGTTTTGGCGTGTGGCACTGTTTATCTCGGCTCTCATAAATCCAGAAGTTGGCAATGCTAGTGGATCCCTCAGCAAGCAGGGTGAGCTAAATCAAAGGAAAGAGAAATACCTCAGTGTTGAGCGTTCAATAACTGACCTTG ATCTTGATGGTGTATGGAATTTGAAGCCGTTGCTCGATGGTAAGGCCATTATGGGTGTCTTGGAGGTCAAGTCTGGAGGTCCCTTGATTGGAAAATGG CAACAAAGACTGGTCAAGTGGCAGCTTGCGCATCCAAAAGGTACCATGGAGGAGTGCAAGGAGTGGATGAAGCAGTCACAGCAGCAGTCGAAACGCCAGAAAGTAGAATGCAGCAGCTGA
- the LOC127299685 gene encoding citrate-binding protein has protein sequence MAPHRTFSWIAACLLLVVLLAPPSRAQGPTAGFTAVSLSEGNFQLQKPYNMPSSARYSFDGTVRRMWVFSSDEPFKAESDTRPRTEMRMTGYDYSSGVWQFEGSVFVPSGTTGVSLMQVFGGGETATTLMLHVYDGALRYYNQRTVEDNIYDRWIRVNVVHDVGASALTVFVNGNLKLTASGRGVDSHYFKFGVYTQRDSSSRMESRWKNVRILKKN, from the exons ATGGCGCCTCACAGGACTTTTTCTTGGATTGCTGCGTGCCTGCTGCTGGTTGTTCTCTTAGCGCCGCCGTCGAGGGCTCAAGGCCCGACGGCCGGGTTCACGGCGGTGAGCCTCAGCGAGGGGAACTTCCAGCTGCAGAAGCCGTACAACATGCCGAGCAGCGCCCGGTACAGCTTCGACGGCACGGTGCGGCGGATGTGGGTCTTCTCCTCCGACGAGCCCTTTAAGGCCGAGAGCGACACTAGGCCGAGAACGGAGATGAGGATGACT GGATACGACTACTCCTCCGGCGTGTGGCAGTTCGAGGGCTCCGTGTTCGTGCCGTCCGGCACGACGGGAGTGTCCCTCATGCAGGTGTTTGGCGGCGGCGAGACGGCCACCACGCTCATGCTCCACGTCTACGACGGAGCGCTGCGGTACTATAACCAGAGGACTGTCGAGGACAACATCTACGACCGGTGGATCCGGGTGAACGTGGTCCACGACGTCGGCGCGTCCGCGCTCACCGTTTTCGTCAACGGCAACCTGAAGCTTACCGCCTCCGGCCGCGGCGTTGACTCGCACTACTTCAAGTTCGGCGTCTACACGCAGAGGGACTCATCCAGCCGCATGGAGTCACGCTGGAAGAACGTCAGGATCCTCAAGAAGAACTGA
- the LOC127303507 gene encoding citrate-binding protein-like: MKSRTLSWISVCLLAVLLASPPPARAQDPTAGFTAVSLSESNFMLQKPYNMPASSRYSFNGTVRQMWIAPSDDPYSPQSDTKPRTEMRMTGYDYSSGVWQFEGLVYVPSGSSGMSIMQVFGGDATATTLMLHVYGGALWYYNQQVIEDGIYDRWLRVNVVHDVGASRLTVFVDGQLKLTFPGRGGDTHFFKFGVYMQRDASARMESLWRNIRILRKN; encoded by the exons ATGAAATCTCGCACTTTGTCATGGATTTCCGTGTGCCTGCTTGCTGTTCTGCTAGCGTCGCCACCGCCGGCGAGAGCTCAGGACCCGACGGCCGGGTTCACAGCGGTGAGCCTGAGCGAGAGCAACTTCATGCTGCAGAAGCCATACAACATGCCGGCGAGCTCGCGGTACAGCTTCAATGGCACCGTGCGGCAGATGTGGATAGCACCCTCCGATGACCCCTACTCGCCCCAGAGCGACACCAAGCCCAGGACGGAGATGAGGATGACC GGATACGACTACTCGTCCGGCGTGTGGCAATTCGAGGGCCTCGTGTACGTGCCGTCCGGCTCGTCGGGCATGTCCATCATGCAGGTGTTCGGCGGCGACGCCACGGCCACCACGCTCATGCTGCACGTCTACGGCGGCGCGCTCTGGTACTACAACCAGCAGGTCATCGAGGACGGCATCTACGACCGGTGGCTCCGGGTGAACGTGGTCCACGACGTCGGCGCCTCCAGGCTCACCGTCTTCGTCGACGGTCAGCTGAAGCTCACCTTCCCCGGCCGCGGCGGCGACACGCACTTCTTCAAGTTCGGCGTCTACATGCAGAGGGACGCCTCGGCGCGCATGGAGTCACTCTGGAGAAACATCAGGATCCTCAGGAAGAACTGA
- the LOC127299686 gene encoding alpha-(1,4)-fucosyltransferase, translating to MPAASMLVPKRANYVAPMLASAAILLILLSGYFELPSITSSFSAPLTPIVSAAAAAAAAAERRRFDTALDSVGSRKRHAFTSVLEAFGAWDAAVGCPRVRAKIGAANATTASAMAAITGGAGWAGATCEEMKTRHVGVFVKGWTWIPDALDGVYTCRCGVSCVWSKAAAVVDRPDAMLYEGATPPLERMKGLPLRVYLDLEAVRKPTGFEDIFIGYHANDDVQVTYAGKSFHSSRSYHVSTEKTNDALVYWSSSRCLPHRDKLAKDFLSLVPHHSFGKCLNNVGGPDMALSMYPVCSNNGNGSPHWWDHLHCAMSQYKFVLAIENTNTESYVTEKLFYALEAGSVPIYFGAPNVWDFIPPNSVIDASKFSSLKELASYVKALANDPVAYAEYHSWRRCGILGNFGRAREMSLDSLPCRLCELVSKRGGRSADAF from the exons ATGCCCGCCGCCTCGATGCTCGTGCCGAAGCGCGCCAACTACGTGGCCCCGATGCTCGCCTCCGCCGCCATCCTGCTCATCCTCCTCTCCGGCTACTTCGAGCTGCCCTCCATAACCTCCTCCTTCTCCGCCCCGTTGACCCCCATCgtctctgccgccgccgccgccgccgccgccgcggagcGCCGCCGCTTCGATACGGCGCTCGACTCCGTCGGCTCCCGCAAGCGGCACGCCTTCACCTCCGTCCTCGAAGCCTTCGGCGCCTGGGACGCCGCCGTCGGGTGCCCCCGCGTCCGCGCCAAGATCGGCGCCGCCAACGCCACCACGGCCTCCGCCATGGCCGCCATCACCGGCGGAGCGGGCTGGGCAGGCGCGACGTGCGAGGAGATGAAGACGCGGCACGTCGGGGTGTTCGTCAAGGGGTGGACATGGATCCCCGACGCGCTCGACGGGGTGTACACGTGCCGCTGCGGCGTCAGCTGCGTGTGGAGCaaggccgccgccgtcgtcgaccGACCCGACGCGATGCTCTACGAGGGCGCCACGCCGCCGCTGGAG AGAATGAAAGGTCTACCACTTCGCGTTTATCTGGATCTGGAGGCTGTTAGGAAGCCAACTGGTTTTGAAGATATTTTTATAGGTTACCATGCTAATGATGATGTGCAAGTAACATATGCTGGAAAATCTTTCCACAGTAGCCGGAGTTACCATGTATCAACAGAAAAGACAAAT GATGCACTTGTCTACTGGTCATCTTCAAGGTGTCTTCCTCACAGAGACAAGCTTGCAAAAGATTTCCTCTCATTGGTGCCACACCATTCCTTTGGAAAATGCTTAAATAATGTTGGTGGTCCTGACATGGCACTATCCATGTATCCAGTGTGCTCAAACAATGGCAATGGATCACCACACTGGTGGGATCACCTACACTGCGCAATGTCACAGTACAAGTTTGTTCTTGCAATTGAGAACACCAACACCGAAAGCTATGTGACAGAGAAGTTATTCTATGCATTGGAGGCTGGGTCAGTGCCAATATACTTCGGTGCACCCAACGTCTGGGATTTCATCCCTCCCAATTCTGTCATCGATGCCTCCAAATTCAGCTCTCTTAAAGAACTGGCATCATATGTGAAAGCGCTTGCGAATGATCCTGTAGCCTATGCGGAATACCATTCATGGAGGAGGTGTGGTATTCTGGGTAACTTTGGCAGGGCACGTGAAATGAGCCTTGACTCGCTGCCCTGCCGACTCTGCGAATTAGTTAGCAAGAGAGGTGGTAGGAGTGCAGATGCATTTTGA
- the LOC127299687 gene encoding 2-alkenal reductase (NADP(+)-dependent), producing MADAEVSNKRVILKQFVTGFPTEDDMELVTATVRLAVPAGSASVMVKNLYVACDPYMRNRMSEHNDAAYIEQFVPGEVLGIFGVSKVVASGHPDFKAGDLVWGMTGCEEYSVITHPESLFKINHPELPLSYYTGVLGMPGVTAYAGFFDVSKPKKGDYVFVSAASGAVGQLVGQLAKIAGCYVVGSAGSDEKVSLLKTKFGFDDAFNYKKEQDLNATLKRCFPLGIDIYFENVGGAMLDAVLLNMRMHGRIAVCGMISQYNLEKPDGAPNLFCLVAKRIRMEGFMVLDYFNTYTKFEKEMAGYLKEGKIIFVEDVVEGIEKVPAALIGLFSGRNVGKQLVIIARE from the exons ATGGCGGACGCAGAGGTGAGCAACAAGAGGGTGATCCTGAAGCAGTTCGTGACGGGGTTCCCCACCGAGGACGACATGGAGCTCGTCACGGCGACGGTGCGcctggccgtgccggccgggTCGGCGTCCGTGATGGTCAAGAACCTCTACGTCGCCTGCGACCCCTACATGCGCAACCGGATGAGCGAGCACAACGACGCAGCATACATCGAGCAGTTCGTGCCAGGGGAG GTTTTGGGTATTTTTGGAGTAAGCAAGGTGGTAGCCTCCGGGCACCCAGATTTCAAGGCAGGCGATCTTGTTTGGGGCATGACTGGATGTGAAGAATACAGTGTGATCACTCATCCAGAATCTCTTTTCAAGATCAACCATCCTGAACTGCCTCTGTCCTACTACACAGGTGTTCTTG GCATGCCTGGAGTTACTGCATATGCTGGATTTTTTGACGTCTCAAAGCCAAAGAAAGGCGACTATGTTTTCGTGTCAGCGGCGTCAGGCGCCGTTGGGCAGCTTGTTGgacagcttgccaagattgcgggCTGTTATGTGGTTGGCAGTGCTGGTTCGGACGAGAAG GTCAGCCTCCTGAAAACCAAGTTTGGTTTTGATGACGctttcaactacaagaaggaacAGGACCTCAACGCCACACTAAAGAG GTGCTTTCCCTTGGGCATCGACATTTATTTCGAGAACGTGGGTGGCGCAATGCTAGACGCGGTGCTGCTTAACATGCGGATGCATGGCCGGATCGCTGTGTGTGGGATGATCTCGCAGTACAACCTAGAGAAGCCGGACGGGGCGCCCAACCTCTTCTGCCTTGTCGCCAAGCGCATCCGTATGGAGGGATTTATGGTCCTCGACTACTTCAACACCTATACCAAGTTTGAGAAGGAGATGGCGGGCTACCTCAAAGAAGGGAAGATTATCTttgttgaggatgttgttgagGGGATCGAGAAGGTACCGGCGGCGCTCATCGGGCTCTTCTCTGGGCGCAATGTTGGCAAGCAGCTTGTGATCATCGCACGGGAGTga